The Verrucomicrobium spinosum DSM 4136 = JCM 18804 genome includes a region encoding these proteins:
- the vccA gene encoding Verru_Chthon cassette protein A, which translates to MKKSLIIRKWQQRQAGMALVMVLSIVALLMGLVLALLSMGSSEARSASAFSQSSQVRSLTDMPVSIVMGQVREATSGLDMAATWASQPGMIRVYGTAAGTVAGRSRMISAWRLYSSDKMSESGENFNALNEAATLAQWKEKPAQFTDLNEPVARLDARGSIHRVYPVLDAGALQAIDGATTGKVAGFGLSSSVAVPGATAAQPLPMPVRWLYVLEDGRLVVPQGGEGGQATFQNDVVTGNNPIVGRIAFWTDDESCKVNINTAGEGTGWDVPRVAGWSDRNFAYFVPAQNEFQRYPGHPAMTSMSTVLQAFDSRYAYRLPQIQSDGTLGNKAEHKAWLGSIYDLLPRVQLGASGEGSMGGSEVVTAANGIPLKRERLFASVDEFFYGSGYDPATQQRLPNLSGGAVDAADLDTGRFFLTAHSRAPEVNLYNRPRISLWPLQSETAKRTAKDRLLAFCATSAGQLGAFQRASTWENDTNKQGSSQSPTADFQLPGNQRLFSYLQKLTKTGIPGFGSPSFDDKYGSLNRNQILLSMFDLVRWGVNASNPYETPKYHYIPPRSYTGLNPEFLAEASAVPVVAEGTAYESFGTKLKAFGRFPTVIEASLIFMATEVDTLPDGSIKDTAPADNRSDKTRRMRAFLVLQPFTPVIGMPPYSPSVRYRIRGMEAWKVNGQPLGFGSSLVSRVWTPAGATGEGGHSTAYTSFHSQFFKARGNNVKTVAVGGVGTDETASFPFVSVEVDVSAQGAFQFTGGPISIEAHVGEGTVGQLDDATLIQTATMNFTTPSTAWPVPSVRVGAGMPSNANWTVAKECMDLQARFNKNNVKDYLILLGDTVRSVIVNAQNTNTKGDLRLLSAMRDIPADCYRVHPDYNSPTKEEAQCLRSAGTPSAGYGRSYLSTNTYNTAGKQHIWQISGYTIGAGKTVTKSYGLLKDVPYWQDCQPAVPYQLDGAYNAANRPGDWDTGMGRIEDGPYINKPDDGGVTGDMAGTQTGYFDREGSTQAADGRHYSPNRQIASAVAFGSLPTGIHPVPANSNRVGPWQTLLFCPNPPSRVRASTLEPLQTDHWGFRPPRDHLLLDFFWMPVVEPYAISEPFSTAGKINLNTQIMPFTFIKRETGIHAALRSVRLSALPYELAWARNAPTSGATSDESQENYKSWQDWLKFETVYEVNAEETMKGFRQRFDQGDIFRSASEICDVFLVPKPMAGRTYYPRTGGLPSSSPTYESMVTWWNGSAATQKDGFELTGDNVRESPYNQLYPRLTTKSNIFTVHYRVQVLKKARSTAPAEWDDARDAITSEQRGSTLIERYIDPNDPDLPNFLDNPLQNGSLDDHYRFRVITKKTFAP; encoded by the coding sequence ATGAAAAAAAGCCTCATCATCCGGAAGTGGCAGCAACGTCAGGCTGGGATGGCGCTGGTGATGGTGCTCTCCATTGTGGCCTTGCTGATGGGCCTCGTCCTGGCCCTGCTCTCCATGGGCTCGTCTGAGGCGCGGTCCGCCTCCGCCTTTAGCCAGAGCTCGCAGGTGCGCAGCCTTACGGACATGCCGGTGAGCATCGTCATGGGCCAGGTGCGGGAGGCGACTTCTGGTCTGGATATGGCGGCCACGTGGGCCTCCCAGCCGGGCATGATCCGCGTCTATGGCACGGCGGCTGGCACTGTCGCAGGCAGGTCCAGGATGATCTCGGCGTGGAGACTCTACTCCTCAGACAAGATGTCGGAATCGGGCGAAAACTTCAACGCCTTGAATGAGGCTGCCACCCTCGCTCAGTGGAAGGAGAAGCCCGCCCAGTTCACGGATCTCAATGAGCCCGTGGCGCGGTTGGATGCCCGCGGCAGCATCCATCGTGTCTATCCTGTGCTGGATGCCGGTGCGCTCCAGGCCATCGATGGGGCTACCACAGGGAAGGTGGCGGGATTCGGCCTTTCCTCCTCGGTGGCCGTGCCGGGGGCGACGGCAGCGCAGCCCCTGCCCATGCCGGTACGCTGGCTCTATGTGCTGGAAGACGGGCGCCTGGTGGTGCCGCAGGGCGGGGAGGGGGGGCAGGCCACGTTCCAGAACGACGTGGTCACAGGAAATAATCCCATCGTGGGGCGCATCGCCTTCTGGACGGATGACGAGAGCTGCAAGGTGAACATCAACACCGCGGGCGAGGGCACCGGCTGGGATGTCCCTCGGGTGGCAGGCTGGTCAGACAGGAACTTTGCCTACTTCGTGCCGGCGCAGAATGAGTTCCAGCGGTACCCCGGGCACCCAGCCATGACGAGCATGAGCACGGTGCTGCAGGCGTTTGACTCCAGGTACGCGTACAGACTGCCTCAGATTCAGAGTGATGGCACGCTCGGCAACAAGGCGGAGCACAAGGCCTGGCTCGGGAGCATCTACGATCTGCTGCCCCGTGTGCAACTGGGTGCCTCAGGCGAGGGCTCCATGGGGGGCTCAGAGGTGGTCACCGCGGCCAACGGCATCCCGTTGAAGCGCGAGCGTCTCTTTGCTTCGGTGGATGAGTTCTTCTACGGCTCCGGCTATGACCCGGCCACGCAACAACGCCTGCCCAACCTCTCCGGCGGTGCCGTGGATGCTGCGGACCTTGACACGGGGCGCTTCTTCCTCACCGCCCACAGCCGGGCTCCTGAGGTTAACCTCTATAACCGCCCTCGCATCTCCCTCTGGCCTCTCCAGTCGGAGACGGCCAAGCGCACGGCCAAGGACAGGCTGCTGGCCTTCTGCGCCACCTCGGCAGGGCAGTTGGGCGCCTTCCAGCGGGCCTCCACCTGGGAGAATGACACGAACAAACAGGGCTCCTCCCAGAGCCCGACGGCGGACTTCCAGCTTCCGGGAAATCAGAGGCTCTTCAGCTACTTGCAGAAGCTCACCAAGACAGGCATCCCCGGCTTCGGTTCCCCGAGCTTTGATGACAAGTATGGTTCCTTGAACCGCAACCAGATCCTGCTCTCCATGTTCGACCTGGTGCGCTGGGGCGTGAATGCCAGCAACCCCTATGAGACGCCCAAGTACCACTACATTCCTCCCCGGTCCTACACCGGTCTGAATCCGGAGTTCCTGGCTGAGGCGTCTGCGGTGCCGGTCGTGGCCGAGGGCACGGCGTATGAGTCCTTTGGCACGAAGTTGAAGGCCTTTGGCCGCTTTCCCACCGTCATTGAGGCCTCTCTCATCTTCATGGCCACTGAGGTGGACACCCTGCCGGACGGCAGCATCAAGGACACCGCCCCTGCGGACAACCGGTCAGACAAGACCCGGCGCATGCGGGCCTTTCTGGTGCTCCAGCCCTTCACCCCTGTCATTGGCATGCCGCCCTATTCCCCCAGCGTGCGCTACCGGATCAGAGGGATGGAGGCCTGGAAGGTCAACGGCCAGCCTCTGGGTTTTGGCTCCTCACTCGTGAGCCGCGTGTGGACTCCCGCCGGAGCCACGGGGGAGGGCGGGCACTCCACCGCCTACACCTCCTTTCATTCCCAGTTCTTCAAGGCGCGAGGGAATAACGTCAAGACGGTCGCCGTAGGGGGCGTGGGCACCGATGAAACGGCATCCTTCCCGTTCGTCAGTGTGGAGGTGGATGTGTCTGCGCAGGGCGCCTTTCAGTTCACCGGCGGCCCCATCAGCATAGAGGCCCATGTCGGCGAGGGCACGGTCGGGCAGCTGGATGACGCCACCCTCATTCAAACGGCCACCATGAACTTCACGACGCCAAGCACTGCCTGGCCCGTGCCGAGCGTGCGGGTGGGCGCTGGCATGCCTTCCAATGCCAACTGGACCGTGGCCAAGGAGTGCATGGACCTGCAGGCCCGCTTCAACAAAAACAATGTGAAGGACTACCTAATCCTGCTGGGGGACACCGTCCGCTCGGTGATCGTCAATGCCCAGAACACCAACACCAAAGGCGATCTCCGCCTGCTCTCCGCCATGCGGGACATCCCTGCGGACTGCTACAGGGTGCACCCGGACTACAACAGCCCGACCAAGGAGGAGGCGCAATGCCTCCGCTCTGCCGGTACGCCATCCGCCGGCTACGGTCGCAGTTATCTCTCCACCAACACCTACAACACCGCGGGGAAACAACACATCTGGCAGATCTCCGGCTACACCATCGGGGCGGGCAAGACGGTGACGAAGTCCTACGGCCTGCTGAAGGATGTGCCCTACTGGCAGGACTGCCAGCCTGCTGTGCCCTACCAGCTCGACGGCGCCTACAACGCCGCCAACCGCCCGGGCGACTGGGACACGGGCATGGGCCGGATCGAAGACGGTCCCTATATCAACAAACCCGATGACGGAGGGGTCACGGGTGACATGGCCGGCACGCAGACGGGATACTTCGACCGCGAAGGCAGCACCCAGGCGGCTGATGGCAGACATTATTCCCCGAACCGCCAGATCGCCTCCGCCGTGGCCTTTGGCTCCCTGCCCACGGGCATCCACCCCGTGCCCGCCAACAGCAATCGCGTGGGGCCGTGGCAGACGCTCCTCTTCTGCCCCAATCCTCCCTCCCGGGTTCGAGCCTCCACCCTGGAGCCGTTGCAGACAGACCACTGGGGCTTCCGCCCGCCGCGGGATCATTTGCTCCTCGACTTCTTCTGGATGCCGGTGGTCGAGCCCTACGCCATCAGTGAGCCGTTCTCCACAGCGGGCAAGATCAATCTGAACACCCAGATCATGCCCTTCACCTTCATCAAGCGGGAGACCGGCATCCACGCGGCCCTGCGCAGCGTGCGGCTCAGCGCCCTGCCGTATGAGCTGGCCTGGGCCAGGAATGCCCCCACCTCCGGAGCCACCTCTGACGAGTCCCAGGAGAACTACAAGTCCTGGCAGGACTGGCTGAAGTTTGAGACCGTCTATGAGGTGAATGCGGAGGAGACCATGAAAGGCTTCCGCCAGCGGTTCGACCAGGGGGACATCTTCCGCAGCGCCTCGGAGATCTGTGATGTTTTCCTCGTACCCAAGCCCATGGCGGGCCGCACCTACTACCCCCGCACGGGTGGCCTGCCCAGCTCCTCGCCCACGTATGAGAGCATGGTCACCTGGTGGAATGGCAGCGCCGCCACGCAGAAGGACGGCTTTGAGCTGACGGGGGACAACGTCCGCGAGTCCCCCTACAACCAGCTCTACCCACGCCTCACCACCAAGTCGAACATCTTCACCGTGCACTACCGGGTGCAGGTGCTGAAAAAAGCCCGCTCCACCGCCCCGGCCGAGTGGGACGATGCGCGGGATGCCATCACCTCTGAGCAGCGGGGCTCGACCCTCATCGAGCGCTACATCGACCCCAATGATCCGGACCTGCCGAACTTCCTCGACAACCCGCTGCAGAACGGATCCCTGGATGACCACTACCGCTTCCGTGTCATCACGAAGAAAACCTTCGCCCCATGA
- the vccB gene encoding Verru_Chthon cassette protein B, whose translation MKIVLRPSNPDLRSAFSLVETTIAVGIAATVLVALIGLIPVSLDTLREASNTTACARIVQAVSSDYRMRDWGDILQQQQQGASRDYCFDAQGTRVSTGDPSTVFTARVTVANALPLPGMMATNSRLKAVQILVTGNADAALAFQNPKSCKRAQTLLAQTGKTASPAAVASN comes from the coding sequence ATGAAAATCGTCCTTAGACCCTCGAACCCGGACCTGCGCAGTGCCTTCTCCCTGGTGGAGACCACCATCGCGGTCGGCATCGCCGCCACGGTGCTGGTGGCTCTGATCGGGCTCATCCCCGTGTCCCTCGATACCTTGCGGGAGGCCTCCAACACGACTGCCTGCGCACGCATCGTGCAGGCAGTCTCCTCGGACTACCGCATGCGCGACTGGGGAGACATCCTCCAGCAGCAACAACAGGGGGCCTCCCGGGACTACTGCTTTGACGCCCAGGGCACCCGGGTGAGCACGGGTGACCCCTCCACCGTCTTTACTGCGCGAGTCACCGTGGCCAATGCCCTGCCCCTTCCGGGCATGATGGCCACGAATTCACGCTTGAAGGCGGTGCAGATCCTCGTGACGGGCAACGCCGACGCCGCACTCGCATTTCAAAATCCCAAGTCCTGCAAGCGGGCGCAGACCCTCCTGGCCCAGACGGGCAAGACCGCCAGCCCCGCAGCCGTGGCTTCGAACTAG